The following proteins are co-located in the Bacillus pumilus genome:
- the yhfH gene encoding protein YhfH, producing the protein MLGKITEFFRNLPSKKCTKCGNDLMEQHECYGNECEECSQVSYLK; encoded by the coding sequence ATGCTAGGAAAAATCACTGAGTTTTTTAGAAATTTGCCCTCAAAGAAATGCACAAAATGTGGAAATGATTTAATGGAACAGCACGAGTGTTACGGTAATGAATGTGAGGAATGCTCACAAGTAAGTTATCTTAAATAA
- a CDS encoding YhgE/Pip domain-containing protein: protein MNLIRNQWKDIVTSKKLLIPILAVLFIPLIYSGVFLKAYWDPYGTVDQLPVAVVNLDEGSHYDGKTLQVGDDLVKELKKNDSFKWHFVDSEEKAVKGLNNEDYYLVVEIPKDFSKNASTVLDKHPKKSNLKYYTNPGANYAASQIANNAIIKLKDSVSKEVTENYAEVIFDNFKTIAKGLDQASDGAKKIDDGTKSAKDGSKKLKDNLAKLAEGTLTYSEGVHQFAGKMGELNTGIHSLDSGLGQLLTGYQTIDQKFGELGTGIDTLTEGLNTSLEGHQQLASKMPQFTAGIEQLNNKAQSFSEKIAGVEKVLSSPELANLEKMAPKLDQVKKDAQTFNTKLASLKEALSNRDAKVKSIIQNSSMTDEEKKAAMDQLESLPKIDLPDLSGLEQSLAALQELPDASEVQSAVASAKAQLQQVKQLPKKTEQLYTSTVAIQNAIDQMTSGTNKLYQGALKLQTGQGQLQEGLQTANGKLDTAKSGADKLANGSSQLSAALNKLESGSTSIQSNSSKLAEGSKSLDKGLGDLKSGTGKLSDKLKSAADETGEIDADQDNYNMIASPVKTENDTAKKIDNYGTGLTPYILSMGLFVGALMLTVVFPMKDPAGRPRNAFEWFVSKYSVLLLVGILQAVIASSMLIFGLGLEVESLWRFYLFAIVVSLTFLAIIQLLATTMGNPGRFIAVIILVLQLAASAGTFPLELVPKFFQVIHSLLPMTYTINGFRTIIASGDDSYLWHQAAILGTVAIIMMAATTAYFAWNVRKMKQEEA, encoded by the coding sequence ATGAATTTAATTCGGAATCAATGGAAAGACATTGTGACGAGCAAAAAACTACTGATCCCGATTTTAGCTGTCTTATTTATTCCGCTGATTTATAGTGGTGTATTTTTAAAGGCTTACTGGGATCCATATGGTACAGTTGATCAATTACCTGTAGCGGTTGTCAACTTGGATGAAGGCAGTCATTATGATGGCAAAACACTTCAAGTCGGCGATGATTTGGTGAAGGAATTGAAGAAGAACGATAGTTTTAAATGGCACTTTGTCGATAGTGAAGAAAAGGCCGTCAAGGGATTAAATAACGAGGACTATTATCTCGTCGTAGAAATACCGAAAGATTTCTCTAAAAATGCAAGTACAGTGCTAGACAAACATCCGAAAAAATCGAATTTGAAATATTATACGAATCCAGGCGCAAACTATGCTGCGTCACAAATTGCGAATAATGCCATTATCAAATTAAAAGATTCGGTTTCAAAGGAAGTCACAGAAAACTATGCAGAGGTCATCTTTGATAACTTCAAAACCATTGCAAAAGGATTAGATCAAGCAAGCGATGGTGCGAAGAAAATTGATGACGGAACAAAAAGCGCAAAAGATGGCAGTAAAAAGTTAAAAGACAATCTGGCGAAATTGGCTGAAGGAACGTTAACATATAGTGAAGGCGTTCATCAGTTCGCAGGGAAAATGGGTGAACTGAACACAGGGATTCATTCTCTTGACAGCGGGCTTGGTCAGCTCTTAACGGGCTATCAAACCATCGATCAGAAATTTGGAGAGCTTGGCACAGGGATTGATACGTTGACCGAAGGGTTAAACACAAGCCTTGAAGGACATCAGCAGCTTGCTTCTAAAATGCCGCAATTCACAGCAGGCATTGAGCAGCTAAACAATAAAGCACAGTCATTTTCGGAAAAAATTGCAGGAGTAGAAAAAGTATTGTCTTCACCAGAATTAGCGAATCTTGAAAAGATGGCGCCTAAACTAGATCAGGTGAAAAAAGACGCACAAACGTTCAATACAAAACTTGCTTCATTAAAAGAAGCACTGTCTAATCGAGATGCAAAAGTGAAAAGCATTATTCAAAACAGCTCAATGACAGACGAAGAGAAAAAGGCGGCAATGGATCAGCTCGAAAGCCTTCCTAAAATTGATCTGCCTGACCTTTCTGGACTTGAGCAAAGCTTAGCAGCCTTGCAGGAACTACCCGATGCTAGTGAAGTTCAATCTGCGGTTGCTTCGGCAAAAGCACAGCTGCAGCAAGTAAAACAGCTGCCAAAGAAAACAGAACAGCTATACACATCTACAGTCGCGATACAAAATGCCATTGATCAAATGACATCTGGTACGAATAAATTGTATCAAGGTGCACTTAAGCTTCAAACAGGTCAAGGGCAATTACAAGAAGGCCTGCAAACAGCAAATGGAAAGCTTGATACAGCGAAAAGTGGTGCGGATAAGCTTGCAAATGGTTCAAGCCAGCTTAGCGCAGCGTTAAATAAGCTAGAAAGTGGTTCAACGAGTATCCAAAGCAACTCATCTAAACTTGCTGAAGGCTCAAAATCGCTTGATAAAGGATTAGGCGACTTAAAGAGCGGTACAGGGAAGCTGTCCGATAAATTGAAAAGCGCCGCGGATGAAACAGGTGAAATTGATGCGGATCAGGACAATTACAATATGATTGCGAGTCCAGTCAAAACAGAAAACGATACAGCAAAAAAGATTGATAATTACGGAACAGGGCTCACGCCTTATATCTTATCCATGGGACTCTTTGTAGGGGCTCTCATGCTCACCGTTGTATTCCCAATGAAAGACCCTGCTGGACGCCCTAGAAATGCGTTTGAATGGTTTGTCAGCAAATATAGTGTGCTCCTGCTTGTCGGTATCTTACAGGCAGTCATTGCAAGCTCCATGCTCATCTTTGGACTTGGTCTTGAGGTGGAGAGTCTCTGGCGCTTCTATCTCTTTGCGATCGTCGTCAGTCTGACGTTCCTAGCGATCATTCAGCTTCTGGCGACAACAATGGGGAACCCAGGGCGCTTCATCGCTGTCATTATCTTGGTTCTTCAGCTTGCAGCAAGTGCGGGTACATTCCCGCTTGAGCTCGTCCCAAAATTCTTCCAAGTCATTCATAGTCTGCTTCCAATGACGTATACAATCAACGGATTTAGAACGATCATTGCAAGCGGTGATGACAGCTATTTATGGCACCAAGCAGCGATCCTTGGAACAGTTGCCATCATCATGATGGCCGCAACAACAGCATACTTTGCTTGGAACGTGAGAAAAATGAAACAAGAAGAAGCTTAA
- a CDS encoding cation:dicarboxylate symporter family transporter: MKKLKFGLATQILIGLILGVVVGAIFFGNPGVETYLKPIGDFFLRLIKMIVIPIVVSSLILGVAGAGDGKKVGKLGFRTILYFEIITTFAIILGLVLANFVQPGAGVDFGHTEKQDISQYVETEKEQSSKSVADTFLHIVPTNFFQSLAEGDLLAIIFFTVLFALGVSAIGERGKPVLAFFEGVSHAMFHVVNVVMKAAPFGVFALIGVTVSKFGLESLISLGKLVGLVYFALALFLIVVFGIIGKMIGVNIFRFLAYMKDEMLLAFSTSSSETVLPRVMDKMERIGCPKGIVSFVIPIGYTFNLDGSVLYQAIAALFLAQVYGIDLTIVQQLTLVLVLMVTSKGMAAVPGTSFVVLLATLGTIGVPAEGLAFIAGVDRIMDMARTVVNLTGNALAAVVMSKWEGQYDPEKGHRVMTGQDVPEPTQLSS; encoded by the coding sequence ATGAAAAAATTAAAATTCGGATTAGCTACACAAATCCTAATCGGTCTTATTCTCGGCGTCGTTGTTGGTGCGATCTTTTTCGGTAACCCAGGTGTTGAGACATACTTAAAACCAATTGGAGACTTCTTCTTAAGACTCATTAAGATGATTGTCATACCGATTGTCGTCTCTAGCTTAATTTTAGGTGTTGCAGGTGCCGGTGATGGTAAAAAAGTAGGGAAGCTCGGTTTTAGAACCATTCTTTATTTTGAAATTATCACAACATTTGCGATTATCCTTGGTCTTGTACTTGCTAACTTTGTTCAACCTGGTGCGGGCGTTGACTTTGGACATACGGAAAAACAAGATATTAGCCAGTATGTTGAAACGGAAAAAGAGCAAAGCAGTAAATCAGTTGCTGATACGTTCCTTCATATCGTTCCAACGAACTTCTTCCAATCATTGGCGGAAGGTGATTTGCTTGCGATTATTTTCTTCACTGTCTTATTTGCACTCGGCGTTTCAGCCATTGGTGAACGCGGTAAACCAGTGCTCGCCTTCTTTGAAGGTGTATCACATGCCATGTTCCATGTCGTCAATGTTGTGATGAAAGCTGCACCATTTGGTGTCTTCGCACTCATTGGTGTAACAGTTTCAAAATTTGGTCTTGAATCTCTTATTTCATTAGGTAAGCTTGTAGGTCTTGTTTATTTTGCGCTGGCTCTCTTCCTTATCGTTGTATTCGGAATTATTGGAAAGATGATCGGCGTCAATATTTTCAGATTTCTTGCTTACATGAAAGACGAAATGCTTCTTGCCTTTAGTACATCAAGCTCTGAAACAGTTTTACCAAGAGTCATGGATAAAATGGAGCGCATCGGATGTCCAAAAGGAATTGTCTCTTTCGTTATCCCAATCGGTTATACGTTTAACCTGGACGGCTCCGTCTTGTATCAAGCCATCGCTGCGCTTTTCCTTGCACAGGTATATGGCATTGACCTCACGATCGTACAGCAGCTCACACTTGTTCTTGTGCTGATGGTGACATCAAAGGGAATGGCTGCCGTTCCTGGTACTTCATTTGTCGTATTACTCGCAACACTAGGAACGATCGGTGTACCTGCTGAAGGTCTTGCATTTATTGCAGGTGTTGACCGTATCATGGATATGGCGCGAACTGTTGTCAACTTAACAGGTAATGCACTTGCAGCTGTCGTGATGTCTAAATGGGAAGGGCAATATGACCCTGAAAAAGGACATCGTGTGATGACTGGACAAGATGTTCCTGAGCCAACACAGCTTTCAAGCTAA
- the hemY gene encoding protoporphyrinogen oxidase produces the protein MHDNQKHLVIIGGGITGLAAAFYLEKEIEEKGLPIQISLIEASPRLGGKIQTLYKDGYIIERGPDSFLERKVSGPQLAKDVGLSDQLVNNETGQAYVLVNETLHPMPKGAVMGIPTQISPFITTGLFSVAGKARAAMDFVLPKSKQTEDQSLGKFFRRRVGDEVVENLIEPLLSGIYAGDIDRLSLMSTFPQFYQTEQKHRSLILGMKKSQQHAKAQQVTAKKQGQFQTINQGLQALVEAVESKLKLTTIYKGTKVKQIEKTDGGYGVQLDSGQTLFADSAIVTTPHQSIYSMFPKEAGLDYLHDMTSTSVATVALGFKEEDVHNEYDGTGFVISRNSDFSITACTWTNKKWPHTAPKGKTLLRAYVGKAGDESIVEQSDHQIVSIVLEDLKKIMDIKADPELTTVTRWKTSMPQYHVGHQQQISNMRETFKQSYPGVYITGAAFEGVGIPDCIDQGKAAISEAVSYLFS, from the coding sequence ATGCATGACAATCAAAAACACCTTGTCATCATTGGCGGTGGCATCACTGGTTTAGCCGCCGCCTTCTATTTGGAAAAGGAGATTGAAGAAAAAGGTCTCCCTATCCAAATATCTCTTATTGAAGCAAGTCCTAGGCTGGGTGGAAAAATACAAACATTATATAAAGATGGCTACATTATTGAACGTGGTCCTGATTCATTTTTGGAAAGAAAGGTCAGTGGACCGCAGCTGGCAAAGGATGTCGGTCTGTCCGATCAGCTCGTCAATAATGAAACGGGGCAAGCATATGTATTAGTCAATGAAACCCTTCATCCGATGCCAAAGGGCGCTGTCATGGGCATTCCAACTCAAATCAGCCCTTTCATTACAACTGGTCTTTTTTCAGTAGCAGGAAAAGCGAGAGCGGCGATGGATTTCGTTTTACCAAAAAGCAAGCAAACAGAAGATCAGTCGCTTGGTAAATTTTTTAGAAGACGTGTGGGCGATGAAGTCGTTGAGAATTTAATCGAGCCTCTTCTATCAGGTATTTATGCAGGTGACATTGACCGCCTTAGCTTAATGTCTACCTTCCCGCAGTTTTATCAAACGGAACAAAAGCATCGCAGTTTGATTCTTGGGATGAAAAAATCACAGCAGCATGCGAAAGCGCAGCAAGTGACAGCGAAAAAACAAGGACAGTTCCAAACAATCAATCAAGGACTGCAAGCCCTTGTTGAAGCGGTAGAAAGTAAGCTCAAGCTGACGACGATTTATAAAGGGACAAAAGTGAAGCAGATTGAAAAAACAGATGGAGGCTATGGCGTACAATTAGACAGCGGTCAAACGCTTTTTGCAGATTCAGCTATTGTCACTACGCCGCATCAATCGATCTATTCCATGTTTCCAAAAGAAGCAGGGCTTGATTACTTGCATGACATGACATCTACTTCTGTTGCAACAGTTGCACTTGGCTTTAAAGAAGAGGATGTTCATAATGAATATGATGGGACAGGTTTTGTCATCTCAAGAAACAGTGATTTCTCTATTACAGCCTGTACGTGGACGAATAAAAAATGGCCGCATACAGCTCCTAAAGGAAAAACGCTATTGCGTGCGTATGTAGGGAAAGCTGGTGACGAATCGATTGTCGAGCAGTCTGATCATCAAATCGTCAGCATCGTGCTGGAAGATTTAAAAAAAATCATGGATATTAAAGCAGATCCAGAACTGACAACGGTGACTCGCTGGAAAACCAGTATGCCGCAATATCACGTTGGTCACCAACAGCAGATTTCGAATATGCGTGAAACGTTTAAGCAATCATATCCTGGTGTTTATATCACAGGTGCTGCTTTTGAAGGTGTCGGAATCCCTGATTGTATTGATCAAGGAAAAGCCGCCATCTCTGAGGCAGTATCTTACCTATTTTCATAA
- a CDS encoding MBL fold metallo-hydrolase, which translates to MKLTVIGCYGGFPAAGEATSGYLFESDGFRLLVDCGSGVLSKLQQTIDIEELDAVLLSHYHHDHIADIGPLQYAKLVGYHLGKSSGPLPIYGHNGDQEAFDRLSDHVHTKAKPYHPAEGMQIGPFQIYFLKTVHPAECYAMRIETDDAVVMYTADSSYQDAFIPFSKNADLLIAESNFYAGQDGSGAGHMNSTEVGKIANEAKVGELIITHLPHFGRHKDLVNEAQTLYTGSIQLAHSGLRWNKEGR; encoded by the coding sequence ATGAAATTAACCGTGATTGGATGCTACGGAGGGTTTCCAGCAGCCGGTGAGGCGACATCAGGTTATCTTTTTGAATCAGATGGTTTCCGGCTGCTTGTAGACTGCGGGAGCGGTGTTCTTTCTAAGCTTCAGCAAACCATTGATATAGAAGAACTAGATGCTGTTCTCCTTTCTCATTATCATCACGATCATATTGCTGATATAGGACCTCTCCAATATGCGAAATTAGTGGGTTATCATTTAGGGAAAAGCAGCGGTCCGCTTCCGATCTATGGACATAATGGTGATCAAGAGGCATTTGATCGGCTTTCTGATCATGTACATACAAAAGCAAAGCCTTATCATCCGGCAGAAGGCATGCAAATCGGCCCATTTCAAATTTATTTTTTGAAAACGGTTCATCCGGCAGAATGCTATGCTATGAGAATTGAGACAGATGATGCTGTGGTGATGTATACAGCAGATTCAAGCTATCAGGACGCTTTTATCCCGTTTAGTAAAAATGCAGATCTACTGATCGCCGAAAGCAATTTTTACGCAGGACAAGACGGATCAGGTGCAGGACATATGAACAGTACAGAAGTGGGGAAGATTGCAAATGAAGCAAAGGTTGGGGAGCTCATCATCACTCATCTCCCTCATTTCGGACGGCATAAAGACCTAGTCAATGAAGCGCAGACACTATATACTGGCAGTATACAGCTTGCCCATTCAGGGCTTAGATGGAACAAGGAAGGAAGATAG
- a CDS encoding M42 family metallopeptidase produces MTTEVNETIQLIQKLVSIPSPSGNTEKVIGFVERFLQDLNIETKRNRKGGLIATIKGADDEEHRMLTAHVDTLGAMVKEIKSNGRIRLALIGGFQYNSIEGEYCEIETASGRTYTGTILMHQTSVHVYEDAGKAKRNQENMEIRLDEKVKKADDVKALGIQVGDFISFDPRVEVTSSGFIKSRHLDDKASVALLLRLIHRIQTENITLPHTTHFLISNNEEIGYGGNSNIPEETVEYLAVDMGAIGDGQSTDEYSVSICVKDSSGPYHYGLRKHLAALAEANEIDYRLDIYPYYGSDASAAIRAGHDIIHGLIGPGIDSSHAFERTHEDSLIHTANLLYDYVQSKLITA; encoded by the coding sequence ATGACGACTGAAGTAAACGAAACAATTCAACTTATTCAAAAGCTCGTATCGATCCCAAGTCCATCAGGGAATACAGAAAAGGTGATCGGCTTTGTTGAACGTTTTTTACAAGATCTGAATATTGAGACAAAGCGTAATCGAAAAGGCGGATTAATTGCCACAATAAAAGGAGCAGATGACGAGGAACACCGTATGCTGACAGCGCATGTCGATACGCTCGGTGCAATGGTAAAGGAAATTAAATCAAATGGCCGAATTCGTCTTGCACTCATCGGGGGCTTTCAGTATAACTCAATCGAAGGCGAGTATTGTGAAATTGAAACAGCATCAGGTCGTACATATACAGGAACAATCCTCATGCATCAAACGTCAGTTCACGTATATGAGGATGCTGGAAAAGCGAAACGAAACCAAGAAAATATGGAGATTCGTCTCGATGAAAAGGTGAAAAAGGCAGACGATGTCAAAGCACTTGGGATTCAAGTAGGGGACTTTATCTCGTTTGACCCTAGAGTAGAAGTGACGTCTTCAGGCTTTATTAAATCAAGACACCTTGATGACAAGGCAAGTGTGGCGTTATTGCTGCGTTTAATTCACCGGATTCAAACGGAAAACATCACTTTGCCACATACGACACACTTCTTAATTTCAAATAATGAAGAAATTGGATACGGTGGAAATTCGAATATTCCAGAAGAAACGGTGGAATATCTAGCTGTCGATATGGGAGCGATCGGTGATGGTCAATCAACAGATGAATATAGTGTGTCGATTTGTGTGAAGGATTCAAGCGGTCCTTATCATTATGGTTTACGCAAGCATTTAGCAGCATTAGCTGAAGCAAATGAAATTGATTACCGTCTTGATATTTACCCTTATTATGGCTCTGATGCATCAGCAGCGATTAGAGCAGGGCATGATATCATTCATGGACTGATTGGACCTGGCATTGACTCTTCACATGCTTTTGAAAGAACCCATGAAGATTCACTGATTCATACAGCCAATCTCCTTTACGACTATGTTCAATCCAAATTAATCACAGCATAA
- a CDS encoding lipoate--protein ligase yields MLFIDNEQHVDPMINLAIEEYCLKYLDPEETYLLFYINQPSIIIGKNQNTIEEINTKYVEDNGIKVVRRLSGGGAVYHDKGNLNFSFITKDDGDSFHNFKKFTEPVIKALEKLGVKAELSGRNDIMADGRKISGNAQFATRGRIFSHGTLLFDSEIEHVVSALNVKKEKIESKGIKSIRSRVANISELMDQKMTTEEFRKILLSYIFDTDGDVPRYQLTEKDWQKIHEISQDRYQKWEWNYGRSPKFNLQHSKRFSAGSIDLRLEVKKGMIQDCKIFGDFFGVGDIADIEKRLIGQQYDRKTISDVLEDMDMRHYFGNVSKEDFLDLIY; encoded by the coding sequence ATGCTGTTTATCGATAACGAACAACATGTTGACCCAATGATTAATCTGGCAATTGAAGAGTATTGCTTAAAATATTTAGATCCAGAAGAAACGTATTTGCTGTTTTACATCAACCAGCCGTCGATTATCATTGGAAAGAACCAAAATACAATAGAAGAAATCAATACAAAGTATGTGGAAGATAATGGAATTAAAGTCGTTCGCCGCCTATCCGGCGGTGGTGCAGTTTACCATGACAAAGGAAACTTAAACTTCAGCTTTATTACAAAAGATGACGGGGACAGCTTCCATAACTTTAAAAAGTTCACGGAGCCAGTCATCAAAGCACTTGAAAAGCTAGGAGTCAAAGCTGAATTAAGCGGCAGAAATGACATCATGGCAGATGGACGCAAAATTTCTGGAAATGCCCAGTTCGCCACACGAGGACGTATTTTCAGTCATGGCACACTGCTATTTGATTCAGAAATTGAACATGTCGTCTCTGCATTAAATGTGAAAAAAGAAAAGATTGAATCTAAAGGCATTAAATCCATTAGAAGCAGGGTCGCGAATATTAGCGAACTAATGGATCAAAAAATGACAACAGAGGAATTTAGAAAAATTCTTTTAAGCTACATTTTTGATACGGATGGGGACGTGCCTCGATATCAACTGACTGAAAAGGATTGGCAAAAGATCCATGAAATTTCCCAGGATCGATATCAAAAATGGGAATGGAACTACGGCCGTTCACCTAAGTTTAATTTGCAGCACTCTAAGCGGTTCTCAGCTGGCTCGATCGATCTGCGTTTAGAGGTGAAAAAAGGCATGATCCAAGACTGCAAGATCTTTGGTGACTTCTTTGGTGTGGGGGATATTGCCGATATTGAAAAAAGACTGATCGGACAGCAATATGATCGTAAAACCATCAGCGACGTATTAGAAGATATGGATATGCGCCACTATTTCGGCAACGTATCGAAAGAAGATTTTCTTGATTTGATTTATTAA
- the hemH gene encoding ferrochelatase, with amino-acid sequence MEKKKMGLLVMAYGTPYKEEDIERYYTHIRRGRKPEPEMLQDLKDRYKAIGGISPLSKITEQQANGLCDHLNDIQEDIEFHVYIGLKHIEPFIEDAVAEMHRDGITEAVSIVLAPHFSTFSVKSYNKRAQDEADKLGNLKITSVESWYDEPKFVDYWVKQVKDTYASMSQEERESAVLIVSAHSLPEKIIAAGDPYPDQLAQSAKMIAEGAGIEHYEIGWQSEGNTPDPWLGPDVQDLTRDLFEQKGYKTFVYVPVGFVADHLEVLYDNDYECKVVTDEIGAAYYRPEMPNAKPAFIDALATVVLKKLDESK; translated from the coding sequence GTGGAGAAAAAGAAAATGGGACTTCTTGTCATGGCATATGGCACCCCATATAAAGAAGAAGACATTGAGCGTTACTATACACATATCCGTAGAGGCAGAAAGCCGGAGCCAGAGATGCTGCAAGATTTGAAGGACCGCTACAAGGCAATCGGCGGTATATCTCCTTTATCAAAAATTACAGAACAGCAGGCAAATGGTTTGTGTGATCATTTGAATGACATCCAAGAGGACATTGAATTTCATGTCTACATTGGCTTAAAACATATCGAGCCTTTCATTGAGGATGCGGTTGCTGAAATGCATCGAGACGGCATCACAGAAGCTGTGAGTATCGTCCTTGCGCCGCACTTCTCAACATTTAGTGTGAAATCGTATAACAAACGTGCACAAGATGAGGCAGATAAGCTTGGAAATCTGAAGATCACTTCTGTTGAAAGCTGGTATGATGAACCGAAGTTTGTGGACTATTGGGTGAAACAAGTGAAAGATACGTATGCATCCATGAGTCAAGAAGAAAGAGAATCGGCTGTGCTTATTGTGTCTGCACACAGCCTTCCTGAAAAAATTATTGCAGCAGGGGATCCATATCCTGATCAATTAGCACAATCTGCAAAGATGATTGCAGAGGGAGCAGGAATTGAACATTATGAAATTGGCTGGCAAAGTGAGGGTAATACGCCTGATCCGTGGCTTGGACCAGACGTGCAAGACCTAACCCGGGATCTATTCGAACAAAAAGGCTATAAAACGTTCGTATATGTGCCTGTTGGATTTGTCGCTGATCATCTGGAAGTGTTATACGACAACGATTATGAATGTAAAGTCGTAACAGATGAAATCGGTGCAGCCTACTATCGTCCAGAAATGCCAAATGCGAAACCAGCATTTATTGATGCGCTGGCAACAGTCGTGTTAAAGAAGCTTGACGAAAGCAAGTAA
- a CDS encoding TetR/AcrR family transcriptional regulator, whose product MSVDRRQMILDGATKAFTQFGYKATTMDLVAKLANVGKGTIYTFFKNKEELFDEIFTSLLMEMRKIADDAIDEKNSFSENLHLALFAILEFRKNHQLTIKIFQENAELGTSAVKEMIEKMEQMIIRYIKTKVKEAIDKGDIKPCDPELTAFVMVKLYIALIFDWEKRYEPLTKEEVAESLELYVLKGLSTTA is encoded by the coding sequence ATGAGTGTTGATAGGAGACAAATGATTTTAGATGGGGCCACGAAGGCATTTACTCAATTCGGGTATAAAGCCACGACAATGGACCTTGTAGCGAAGCTTGCTAACGTCGGAAAAGGAACCATTTATACCTTTTTCAAAAACAAAGAAGAGCTGTTTGATGAAATTTTCACTTCCCTTTTAATGGAGATGAGAAAAATTGCTGATGATGCAATTGATGAGAAGAATAGTTTCTCTGAAAACCTTCACTTAGCACTCTTTGCAATATTGGAATTTCGAAAAAACCACCAGCTCACAATAAAAATCTTTCAGGAAAATGCGGAGCTTGGCACGTCCGCGGTCAAGGAAATGATTGAAAAAATGGAGCAAATGATCATTCGCTATATTAAAACAAAAGTAAAAGAAGCGATTGATAAAGGCGACATTAAGCCTTGTGATCCTGAATTGACTGCATTTGTGATGGTGAAACTATATATTGCACTTATTTTTGATTGGGAAAAGCGATACGAGCCTTTAACAAAAGAAGAAGTAGCCGAATCGCTCGAGCTTTATGTACTAAAAGGGCTTTCTACAACAGCGTAA